ATGTATTACGAGATTCATGAGACCAGCCATGACAGGGTTCCGCTCGTTCTGCTTCACGGCGGCGGTTCGACGATTCAAACGTCCTTCGGAGCGATTTTACCGTTGCTCTGCAAAGATAGGGAAGTCGTCGCGGTTGAACTGCAGGGGCACGGGCATACCGCAGATATTGACCGTCCCGAATCTTTCGAGCAAGATGCAGATGATGTCGCGGCTCTGATGCATTACTTGAAAATTGATAAAGCCGACTTCTTTGGGTTCAGCAACGGAGGAGGGGATGCTCTGCAGATCGCAATCCGGCATCCCAAGCTTGTCCGTAAGCTTGTCGTTGCTTCGGCCGCGTTCAAACGAGATGCGTTTTCAAAACAGTTCTGGGACAGGATGGAACATGGCACACTTGACGATATGCCCTCAGCTTTGAAGGAGGCTTACCTGAAGGTGGCACCGCACCCGAATGATTTGCAGGTTATGTTTCAAGAAGACAGGAATAGAATGCTGCAGTTCAAAGACTGGCCCGCAGACGAAATTCGTTCTATAGAATCGCCGGTGTTGATAATGAATGGTGACCACGACGTTGTCAGACCCGAACACACAATCAAGATGTATCGTCTCCTGCCGCATGGACGATTGGCGATCCTTCCCGGGGCTCACGGAGAGTACATCGGTACAGCAGAAACAACAAAGGAAGGAAACAAACCGCCGGCGGCCGCTGCTTCAATAATAGAAGGATTTCTCGTCGAACCTATGCCGCAAGCGGCTACTAAATAAAAATATTAAGGAGCATGATCAATGAAAAGTATATCGAAGACGGTCGATGGATACCTTGGTGCTTTAGATGAAGACAAGCGCATAGCACTTGAGAAGCTTCGGAAGATCATCAAAGGTGTTGCACCGGGAGCTGAAGAATGCATAAGCTACCAGATGCCGGCATTCAGGATGGAAGGAAGAGTTCTCCTGTGGTTTGGTGCCGGAGCAAATCATTGCGCTTTCTATCCGGGGGGCATTGTAGAGCAATACAAATCTGAGCTCAAGGACTACAAGACCAGTAAAGGCACTATTCAATTTCAGCCTGACAAACCGATACCGACATTGCTTGTGAAGAAAATAGTAAAAGCGAGAATTGCCGAGAATAAGAACCGGTTCTCAAAGAAGAGAGCGTGAATTTGGCAACGCCTCATTTAGAGCACGATGTTTTCTGAGATGAGAAAACTAATCTTAGCTATAAACGTTTCGCTCGATGGATTCGGCGATCATACCGTCGCGGTCGCTGACGATGAATTGCATGAGTTTTACAGCGGCTTGCTCGACACATCGGATCTCGCGGTGTTCGGCAGAGTGACTTACTAGCTCATGGAAAGCTATTGGCCTCATGTACACGATGATCCCGCTGCTACGAGAAGCATTCTCGATTTT
This sequence is a window from Candidatus Acidiferrales bacterium. Protein-coding genes within it:
- a CDS encoding alpha/beta hydrolase, whose protein sequence is MIAVGLTMLAVARGQDSSGYAPVGALKMYYEIHETSHDRVPLVLLHGGGSTIQTSFGAILPLLCKDREVVAVELQGHGHTADIDRPESFEQDADDVAALMHYLKIDKADFFGFSNGGGDALQIAIRHPKLVRKLVVASAAFKRDAFSKQFWDRMEHGTLDDMPSALKEAYLKVAPHPNDLQVMFQEDRNRMLQFKDWPADEIRSIESPVLIMNGDHDVVRPEHTIKMYRLLPHGRLAILPGAHGEYIGTAETTKEGNKPPAAAASIIEGFLVEPMPQAATK
- a CDS encoding DUF1801 domain-containing protein — its product is MKSISKTVDGYLGALDEDKRIALEKLRKIIKGVAPGAEECISYQMPAFRMEGRVLLWFGAGANHCAFYPGGIVEQYKSELKDYKTSKGTIQFQPDKPIPTLLVKKIVKARIAENKNRFSKKRA